The Acinetobacter sp. WCHA45 DNA window AAATTATTACCTTTACAGCATATCGATCCACAAAGTACCGATATCATTGACCACGGCGCAAAGCCTAGGCGACAGTTATTAGATTGGTTAATGTTCCACGTGGAACCTGAGTTTTATTTTGCATGGCAGTATTATTCTCGAGCACTCAAACAACGGAATAGTTTGCTCAAGACACGGCGCAATCTGACTTTGGCTGATTTAGAGCCTTGGAATAAAATGCTCAGTGATTATGGCGAAATGCTGCATTCACAACGGGTCAGTATTGTTGAGCAATGGAACCAATTTTTCCATGAAGATTTAAAAATTCTGCTACCTAATCTTGAGATAGAACTGGAATACAATCCTGGTTTTCATACTGAGCAAGGTCTATTGCAAGACTTGGTTCAGCAGCATCAAAAAGATCTAGATCGGCGTTATACTGAGTATGGTCCGCATCGTGCTGATTTACGGTTAAAAACACCTTTTGGCAATGCGGATGATGTACTCTCTCGTGGGCAAAAAAAGTTGTTAATCATGGCATTAAAACTGTCACAAATTGCAATGCTGCATGCGAGTAATAAGGAAACTGTGGTATTATTAGATGATCTGACAGCAGAGTTAGATGAGACCGCACAACAACGGTTAATTGAGCGATTGAGTCAGTTAGGAAGTCAAGTTTTTATGACCACCTTAGACCATGCGTCGGTATTAAAACACTTACAGGATTTGTCGATTTCTTTTCAATTATTCCACGTTGTTCACGGTCAAGTCAGTCTTGCTGCACCATAATTTTATTTCCTCATTTTTGGATAGATTAATATTTACTAGGGAGTAACCATGAGTTCAGAGTCTCAATCAGTCTCTCAAACAGAACAATCAAATGAAAAAGCTTATGATTCCTCTAGTATCAAAGTTTTACGTGGATTAGACGCGGTTCGTAAACGTCCTGGTATGTATATCGGTGACACTGATGACGGTACAGGTTTACACCATATGGTGTTTGAGGTGGTGGATAATGCCATCGATGAAGCTTTAGCAGGACATTGTGATGAAATTTTAGTCACGATCCATGAGGATGAGTCGGTCAGCGTATCCGATAATGGTCGTGGTATTCCAACAGATATTCACCCAGAAGAGGGGATATCTGCGGCAGAAGTGATTTTGACCATTCTGCATGCGGGTGGTAAGTTTGATGATAATAGCTATAAGGTGTCAGGCGGTTTACACGGTGTAG harbors:
- the recF gene encoding DNA replication/repair protein RecF (All proteins in this family for which functions are known are DNA-binding proteins that assist the filamentation of RecA onto DNA for the initiation of recombination or recombinational repair.): MQITRLNIERVRNLKTVALHELQPFNIFYGANGSGKTSVLEAIHLLATGRSFRTHIPKHYIQYEAGDAIVFAQSATERIGMQKLASGEQVIKVNGDTIATQGQLAKLLPLQHIDPQSTDIIDHGAKPRRQLLDWLMFHVEPEFYFAWQYYSRALKQRNSLLKTRRNLTLADLEPWNKMLSDYGEMLHSQRVSIVEQWNQFFHEDLKILLPNLEIELEYNPGFHTEQGLLQDLVQQHQKDLDRRYTEYGPHRADLRLKTPFGNADDVLSRGQKKLLIMALKLSQIAMLHASNKETVVLLDDLTAELDETAQQRLIERLSQLGSQVFMTTLDHASVLKHLQDLSISFQLFHVVHGQVSLAAP